CCATACGATAAGACGCAAAAGTTGGAACACCTTCAGCCGCCGCAGGCGTTGGTAGCCCACGGTTAAAGCTCTGGAACTGCCGATCCCTTGGGTGGAGGCGGAGCCAAGGACACCGTAGAACTCATTATGCCCCATGTAAACCAGCAGCAGATCCGGACCGTAGGTCAGGAGGTCGCGGGTGAAATCCAAGATGGTGAATGAAGTAACTGCAGTCATACCCAGGTTCACCAGCTCCACTTTATACTCGGGGTAGGCTTGAACCAGTCGGTCTCTCAAAAGGGCGGGGAAGGTGCCGTTGAAGTAGTATGGGAAACTGGCCGTGGTGGAACCACCCAGTGCGAAGATCCGCAGGGTGGAATCCCCTTTTTCCTTAAGGAAAAAACTCTCTGAACTGAAACCGGACATCTCGGCCCGGCTGAAGTAGCGCAAGGATACATCTCTGTTCGGTGTCAGGTATTGTCCCGTGTCACCGTAGGGCACGAACAGCGCCAGGTCCGGTCCAAAGTCAATCAGGCGAAGAACCAGCTCGAGCAAGCCGAAAACGATAAGGGGGCTCAGAACAAGCAGACCGAGACGGATGAGCAGTTGCCTGAGGGAGTGAGATGACGCTGTCACGGATAGATCAGAGTTATCGGGGATTCAATCGAAGGT
The Candidatus Neomarinimicrobiota bacterium DNA segment above includes these coding regions:
- a CDS encoding SGNH/GDSL hydrolase family protein codes for the protein MTASSHSLRQLLIRLGLLVLSPLIVFGLLELVLRLIDFGPDLALFVPYGDTGQYLTPNRDVSLRYFSRAEMSGFSSESFFLKEKGDSTLRIFALGGSTTASFPYYFNGTFPALLRDRLVQAYPEYKVELVNLGMTAVTSFTILDFTRDLLTYGPDLLLVYMGHNEFYGVLGSASTQGIGSSRALTVGYQRLRRLKVFQLLRLIVW